A window from Calorimonas adulescens encodes these proteins:
- a CDS encoding DUF3368 domain-containing protein: MRKVVANSTPLIILSNISKIDILKQLYGIIYIPSGVFEEVNVTGSSESYDFIKVVSIKNEGAKQFFPISLHKGEVEVMILAKEINADLCIIDDYLARKHAKSLGLTVTGTLGVLIKAKEKGILKEVKPLIDKMLQKKFYIDRKLYNEVLEICGEK, translated from the coding sequence ATGCGTAAAGTTGTTGCTAATTCCACACCTTTAATAATTCTTTCAAACATCAGTAAAATTGATATTCTAAAGCAGCTATATGGGATAATTTACATTCCTTCTGGTGTTTTTGAGGAAGTAAATGTTACTGGCAGTTCTGAAAGCTATGACTTCATAAAGGTTGTAAGTATTAAAAACGAAGGAGCTAAGCAGTTTTTTCCTATAAGTCTTCACAAAGGTGAGGTAGAAGTGATGATTTTAGCAAAGGAAATTAATGCTGATTTATGTATAATAGATGACTATCTTGCAAGAAAACATGCTAAAAGTTTAGGACTAACTGTGACAGGCACGCTGGGAGTTTTGATAAAAGCAAAGGAAAAAGGGATTTTAAAAGAAGTAAAACCACTTATAGATAAAATGTTACAGAAAAAGTTTTACATCGATAGAAAATTATACAATGAAGTCTTAGAAATTTGTGGAGAAAAATAA
- a CDS encoding DDE-type integrase/transposase/recombinase, whose translation MINTEIVFKKVSVEAPNTHWQMDITYVTIFPRIIFILDIIDTYTLEIVGYKAGFSITKNDVVKTVTKAIASRHITDSLTIRTDNGPQFKSKEFQEFCTKLGIFHERIPVRSPERNPNIERFHRTLKEEYVNLNDFESYNSFFKGLDNYIKFYLRERPHESLNYMTPSAFYEAFLRNNVNRGVLVV comes from the coding sequence TTGATTAATACTGAAATAGTTTTCAAAAAAGTATCTGTCGAGGCCCCGAATACCCATTGGCAGATGGATATTACGTATGTGACTATTTTCCCCAGAATAATCTTTATCCTGGATATAATAGATACATATACGTTAGAGATAGTGGGCTATAAGGCTGGTTTTTCGATAACAAAGAACGATGTAGTAAAAACCGTGACAAAAGCCATTGCATCAAGGCATATAACAGATAGTTTAACAATCAGAACCGATAATGGGCCGCAGTTTAAGTCTAAAGAATTTCAGGAATTTTGCACTAAACTGGGTATATTTCATGAGCGAATACCAGTAAGGTCGCCTGAAAGAAACCCAAATATTGAAAGATTTCATAGAACCTTGAAAGAAGAATATGTTAATTTAAATGATTTTGAAAGTTATAATTCATTCTTTAAAGGCCTGGATAATTATATAAAATTTTATCTTCGTGAAAGGCCCCACGAATCCTTGAATTATATGACACCTTCAGCATTTTATGAAGCATTTTTAAGAAATAATGTGAATCGTGGCGTGTTGGTCGTTTAA
- a CDS encoding UPF0175 family protein, whose product MKITRKIEIPEEILLSLRKSEDEFIAELKRTAAVRYYKEKKLSLGQCAALAEMSEEEFIKYLSSFDASIFSFDNREELLEDIRNA is encoded by the coding sequence ATGAAAATAACAAGGAAAATAGAAATTCCAGAAGAAATACTTTTAAGCCTCAGGAAAAGCGAAGATGAGTTTATAGCTGAATTGAAAAGAACAGCAGCAGTTAGATACTATAAAGAGAAGAAGCTTTCTTTGGGTCAATGTGCTGCACTTGCTGAAATGAGCGAGGAAGAGTTTATAAAGTACCTTTCAAGTTTTGACGCAAGTATTTTCTCTTTCGATAACAGGGAAGAACTTTTGGAGGATATAAGAAATGCGTAA
- a CDS encoding permease yields the protein MFQTVNLLNTGKVFLTILGELILLFIGISFLVALTQRYLSKEKIKMILSAPRKELNSILGAALGAVTPFCSCSTIPILVGLFKSEAPFCGAISFLMSSPILNPAIILLFLTFFGLKETVIYAAFTFIFAVVIGILLDKLGMEREVKRVTIKGEMQEEIAYDKLQGSFFEKNKIVIKSALIDAVGLFRQVFPYLLIGAGIGAFIYGFVPENLIIKLAGKSNFYSVPIAAIIGIPMYIRTETMIPIAQVLVSKGMSYGTVMALIIGGTGASIPELFLLNSIFKKKMMIAFVVSIFVVAVITGYVFNIVM from the coding sequence ATGTTTCAAACAGTTAATTTGCTCAATACGGGGAAAGTATTCCTCACCATATTGGGAGAACTTATACTTCTTTTTATTGGTATAAGTTTCCTTGTGGCTCTTACTCAAAGATACCTATCAAAAGAGAAAATAAAAATGATTCTTTCGGCACCGAGGAAGGAGTTAAACAGCATACTCGGTGCGGCACTTGGCGCTGTGACGCCTTTTTGTTCATGCTCGACGATACCTATTTTGGTAGGATTATTTAAAAGCGAAGCACCGTTTTGCGGTGCAATATCTTTCCTTATGTCTTCCCCAATACTAAATCCTGCAATAATTCTATTATTTTTGACATTTTTCGGACTTAAGGAAACAGTAATTTATGCGGCATTTACCTTCATATTTGCCGTAGTTATAGGTATTTTACTTGATAAACTTGGCATGGAAAGGGAAGTTAAAAGAGTAACCATTAAAGGAGAAATGCAGGAAGAAATCGCATATGATAAACTTCAAGGTTCGTTTTTTGAAAAGAATAAAATAGTGATTAAGTCTGCCTTAATTGATGCCGTGGGATTATTTAGACAGGTATTTCCATATCTTCTAATAGGAGCTGGTATTGGAGCGTTCATTTATGGATTTGTTCCAGAAAATCTAATAATTAAACTTGCAGGGAAATCTAATTTTTATTCAGTGCCCATTGCAGCAATTATTGGTATTCCAATGTATATCCGAACTGAAACGATGATACCTATTGCACAGGTGTTGGTTTCAAAGGGTATGAGCTATGGCACAGTAATGGCACTAATCATAGGCGGAACAGGGGCCAGCATACCAGAATTATTTCTTTTAAATTCTATTTTTAAGAAAAAGATGATGATTGCCTTTGTGGTATCTATATTTGTTGTTGCCGTTATTACAGGATATGTGTTTAATATAGTTATGTAG
- a CDS encoding sigma factor: MWQDLCRLVFHYLLGLGISKADAEDLAQETLLSTYLHLDGIQDGKLKSYVLLTAKNKYIDTCWPPITWI; the protein is encoded by the coding sequence ATGTGGCAGGATTTATGCAGACTTGTGTTTCATTACTTGCTTGGTTTGGGAATTTCAAAGGCTGATGCGGAAGATCTGGCACAAGAAACTTTATTGTCTACATATCTGCATCTTGATGGTATCCAAGATGGAAAATTAAAATCCTATGTCCTTTTAACGGCAAAAAATAAATACATCGACACTTGCTGGCCCCCTATTACTTGGATTTAA